A window of the Candidatus Zixiibacteriota bacterium genome harbors these coding sequences:
- a CDS encoding enoyl-CoA hydratase/isomerase family protein, giving the protein MKYLYYEKSEKLAVVTLARGKVNAIDREVIDEFSELFSRLSREPDIRSAIITGQGKFFSFGFDVPLLYDYSPQDFTQFLRAFCRMYREIFLFPKPLVAAINGHAVAGGCILALMADYRIMTESNGKMALNEVTFGAALFAGAVEMLRYAVGNKNAAELLLSGKMFTPQEAQNLGLVDYLVPEPELAAAAQRKAEEMGRYYGPNYAALKGLLRYPIVEEWSRREEDSIQKFVEIWYSPETRAKTREIKIF; this is encoded by the coding sequence ATGAAATATCTATATTATGAAAAGTCTGAAAAATTAGCCGTCGTAACCTTGGCGCGGGGGAAAGTGAATGCGATTGACCGCGAGGTAATCGATGAATTCTCGGAGTTATTCTCCAGACTTTCCAGGGAACCGGATATCCGAAGCGCTATAATCACCGGGCAGGGGAAGTTTTTCTCTTTCGGATTCGATGTCCCCTTGCTGTATGACTATTCCCCACAGGATTTCACCCAGTTTTTGCGTGCCTTTTGCCGGATGTACCGCGAAATTTTTCTGTTTCCCAAGCCGCTTGTCGCCGCTATTAACGGGCATGCTGTCGCCGGCGGCTGTATCCTGGCATTAATGGCTGATTACCGGATTATGACAGAAAGTAACGGCAAGATGGCGCTCAACGAAGTCACCTTCGGGGCGGCGCTTTTTGCCGGGGCAGTCGAGATGCTTCGCTACGCCGTGGGAAACAAGAATGCGGCGGAACTGCTCCTGAGCGGCAAGATGTTCACTCCGCAGGAAGCGCAGAATCTGGGGCTGGTCGATTATCTTGTCCCGGAACCGGAACTGGCCGCAGCGGCGCAAAGGAAAGCGGAAGAGATGGGCCGCTATTACGGGCCGAATTACGCCGCCCTCAAAGGACTTCTACGGTATCCCATAGTCGAAGAATGGAGCCGTCGAGAGGAAGATTCCATTCAGAAATTCGTTGAAATCTGGTATTCGCCGGAAACTCGCGCCAAAACCAGGGAAATCAAGATTTTTTAA